A portion of the Fibrobacter sp. UWB16 genome contains these proteins:
- a CDS encoding radical SAM protein yields MAIDQETVFREHPCFGACKNRKGRIHLPVAPGCNIECRFCDRRINEDAQVPGNTSKVIKPEEACGYIRKALEFVPDLTTVGIAGPGDTLATPFALDTFRLVKKEFPNLIRCMSTNGLLLNDKADEVIDVGIDTLTVTVNAVDPEIEAMINARIFYHGKTYTGVEAAEILIHNQLEGIRKVAKSGTLVKVNTVLCPGINDNHIEDVAATVREAGAIIYNIIPLIPQNGFKDLPAPTPKGLAIAQEQAGVFINVFKHCAHCRADAVGVPGVYDVGSQIYMDRIRVKETFSHG; encoded by the coding sequence ATGGCAATCGATCAAGAAACAGTTTTTAGAGAGCACCCCTGCTTTGGCGCATGCAAGAATCGTAAAGGGCGTATCCATTTGCCCGTCGCTCCGGGTTGTAACATCGAATGCCGTTTTTGCGACCGTCGCATCAACGAAGACGCACAAGTTCCAGGAAATACAAGTAAAGTTATCAAACCGGAAGAAGCATGTGGCTATATTCGCAAGGCTCTTGAATTCGTACCGGATCTTACTACGGTGGGTATTGCTGGCCCTGGCGACACGCTCGCGACACCTTTTGCACTGGACACTTTCCGCCTCGTCAAAAAGGAATTTCCAAACCTGATTCGTTGCATGAGCACAAACGGACTTTTGCTGAACGACAAGGCAGACGAAGTCATTGACGTGGGCATCGATACGCTTACGGTCACGGTGAACGCTGTTGACCCAGAAATCGAAGCAATGATCAATGCGAGAATTTTCTACCACGGCAAGACCTACACGGGCGTCGAAGCCGCTGAAATCTTGATCCACAACCAGCTGGAAGGCATTCGCAAGGTTGCAAAAAGCGGGACACTCGTGAAAGTGAATACGGTTCTTTGCCCAGGCATCAACGACAACCATATCGAAGATGTGGCCGCTACAGTCCGCGAAGCGGGAGCGATTATATACAACATCATTCCGCTGATTCCACAAAACGGATTCAAGGATCTTCCAGCCCCGACTCCGAAGGGACTCGCAATTGCACAGGAACAGGCCGGCGTATTTATCAATGTTTTCAAGCACTGCGCTCACTGCAGAGCAGATGCTGTTGGCGTTCCCGGCGTCTATGACGTTGGTTCACAAATCTACATGGATCGCATCCGTGTAAAGGAGACTTTCTCTCATGGCTAA
- a CDS encoding nitrogenase component 1, translated as MAKILDQARYKCALAAMQTVQSIPGAIPVLHSGPGCASKLNDNNGTSGRFSPNIYPCTSISEKEVVFGGADKLRSTISNALKIIDADLFVVLSGCTGEIIGDDIQEVAEEFEDAEKPVIWAKTPGFKGNNYIGHDWILKSIFEQYVRKFKGEAPKEKGLVNLFAGVPQQDPYWLGNLRELERLLQSIGLKTNTIFGFDRGLENLQKIPTAEYTILVSPWAGLESAQYLEKEFKIPLLHYPILPIGAAETTKFLRTVAEFTGADKELTESVIQQNEAQFFYYLERYADTILESRIVSKRFTVVSEAQYVIAVTKFLVNDMGLFPQKLFVTDDTPEAFREEVSQETNTLNYDIKTKVEFTTDGFDLQNQIRKMDFGGSPLIIGSNWEKKLAHELKGHFVNISYPMIEKIVINSHVAGYSGGLYLLEDIYSAALSMLKI; from the coding sequence ATGGCTAAAATATTGGATCAGGCGCGCTACAAATGCGCTTTGGCAGCAATGCAGACCGTGCAATCCATTCCTGGAGCAATTCCCGTTTTGCATTCCGGTCCGGGATGCGCATCCAAGCTAAACGATAACAACGGCACGAGCGGCAGATTCAGCCCCAACATTTACCCTTGCACAAGTATCAGCGAAAAAGAAGTCGTGTTTGGCGGTGCAGACAAGTTGCGTTCAACCATCAGCAACGCTCTCAAAATCATCGATGCCGACCTGTTCGTGGTTCTTTCCGGTTGCACAGGTGAAATCATTGGTGACGACATTCAAGAAGTCGCAGAAGAATTCGAAGATGCCGAAAAGCCTGTCATCTGGGCAAAGACGCCGGGATTCAAGGGCAACAACTACATCGGTCACGACTGGATTTTAAAGAGCATCTTTGAACAGTATGTGAGAAAGTTCAAGGGCGAAGCCCCGAAGGAAAAGGGACTCGTCAACTTATTCGCAGGCGTGCCACAGCAGGATCCGTATTGGCTTGGCAACTTGCGTGAACTCGAACGTCTTTTGCAGTCCATCGGTCTCAAGACGAATACGATTTTCGGTTTTGACCGCGGGCTTGAAAACTTGCAAAAGATTCCGACGGCAGAATACACGATTCTAGTTTCGCCGTGGGCAGGCCTCGAAAGCGCCCAGTATCTCGAAAAGGAATTCAAAATTCCGCTGTTGCACTACCCGATTTTGCCAATTGGCGCTGCTGAAACGACAAAGTTCCTCCGCACGGTCGCTGAATTCACGGGCGCTGACAAAGAACTCACGGAGTCCGTTATCCAGCAGAACGAAGCGCAGTTCTTCTACTACCTGGAACGTTACGCCGATACGATTCTCGAAAGCCGTATCGTGAGCAAGCGCTTTACCGTCGTGAGCGAAGCCCAGTACGTAATTGCCGTGACCAAGTTTCTCGTGAACGACATGGGTCTTTTCCCGCAAAAGCTGTTCGTTACGGACGACACGCCGGAAGCATTCCGCGAAGAAGTCTCGCAAGAAACAAACACGCTGAATTACGACATCAAAACAAAAGTCGAGTTCACCACGGACGGTTTCGACCTCCAGAATCAAATCCGCAAAATGGACTTTGGCGGCTCCCCGCTCATCATCGGTTCGAACTGGGAAAAGAAACTCGCCCACGAACTCAAGGGCCATTTCGTGAACATCAGCTATCCGATGATCGAAAAAATCGTCATCAACTCGCATGTGGCAGGTTATTCCGGCGGCCTTTACTTGTTGGAAGACATCTACTCTGCAGCACTTTCCATGCTGAAAATTTAA
- a CDS encoding nitrogenase component 1 translates to MPFNFKNANVGVRENRLGSITGFSGDLETLAHRSQCGSVKNRERCFSQSSSCLSGCALDQLISIRNVAVVYHAPAGCVALAQGEDVKFRQLAERINEKTNSVYVCTDLNENDTVFGAIEALRKATQYTYEKFHPEAIFLSSSCVSGVIGEDVDGLADELADEYDIPIIPIHCEGFKSRIWASGFDIADHAVLQGIVKPPEKKNNKIIFKNFFESARPQITELFKEIGAEPQFVYCNSTVEELSHLSEAQAMVCICGTLGTYLGNALEETYGVPYVRTINPNGITGFETWFRAIGKTIGKEAEVERYIERQRAIYLPQIEEVKRELKGLRAVIGMGPGYTYEVSRVLQELGMEVVHGLAWHYDYKYDNGQIPPALEHLLKTSPKGLKLTVADQQNYEVMSVLNYHKPDIYFSRHPGSTVWAIKQGYAALFVADEYMIFGYEGTLNFAKSILDTIKNRSFEKSLAARIKLPYTKWWYEQDTDKFLKPEGAR, encoded by the coding sequence ATGCCATTTAATTTTAAAAATGCAAACGTCGGTGTTCGCGAAAACCGTCTTGGATCCATTACTGGATTTTCGGGCGACTTGGAAACGCTCGCACACCGCTCACAGTGCGGTTCTGTCAAGAATCGCGAACGCTGCTTTAGCCAATCCAGTTCTTGCCTTTCGGGTTGCGCTTTGGACCAGCTCATCAGTATCCGCAATGTGGCTGTCGTCTATCACGCTCCAGCCGGTTGCGTTGCACTTGCACAAGGTGAAGATGTCAAATTCCGCCAACTCGCCGAACGCATTAACGAAAAGACAAATTCCGTTTACGTCTGCACGGACTTGAACGAAAACGATACAGTCTTTGGCGCTATCGAAGCACTCCGCAAGGCAACGCAGTACACGTACGAAAAGTTCCACCCAGAAGCGATTTTCCTCTCGTCTTCTTGCGTATCGGGCGTGATTGGCGAAGACGTTGACGGTCTCGCCGACGAACTCGCAGATGAATACGATATTCCAATTATTCCAATCCATTGCGAAGGTTTCAAGAGCCGCATTTGGGCTAGCGGTTTCGATATTGCAGACCACGCCGTTTTACAGGGAATCGTGAAACCGCCTGAGAAGAAGAACAACAAGATTATCTTCAAGAACTTCTTTGAAAGCGCACGTCCGCAAATTACGGAACTTTTCAAGGAAATCGGCGCAGAACCGCAATTCGTTTATTGTAACTCCACTGTCGAAGAACTTTCGCACTTGAGCGAAGCCCAAGCAATGGTTTGCATTTGCGGTACGCTCGGCACCTACCTCGGCAACGCCCTCGAAGAAACTTACGGTGTACCGTATGTGCGTACGATTAACCCGAACGGCATTACCGGTTTTGAAACTTGGTTCCGCGCCATCGGCAAAACGATTGGCAAGGAAGCCGAAGTAGAACGTTACATCGAGCGCCAGCGCGCCATTTACTTGCCGCAAATCGAAGAAGTCAAGAGGGAACTCAAGGGTCTTCGCGCCGTGATCGGTATGGGCCCGGGCTACACCTACGAAGTTTCGCGCGTATTGCAGGAACTCGGCATGGAAGTGGTTCACGGTCTTGCTTGGCATTATGACTACAAGTACGATAACGGCCAGATTCCGCCAGCACTCGAACATTTGCTGAAGACATCGCCAAAGGGGCTCAAGCTCACTGTGGCTGACCAACAAAACTACGAAGTGATGAGCGTATTGAACTATCACAAGCCGGACATTTACTTTAGCCGTCATCCAGGTTCAACCGTATGGGCCATCAAGCAGGGTTACGCAGCGCTCTTCGTCGCCGATGAATACATGATTTTCGGTTACGAAGGAACACTCAACTTTGCCAAGAGCATCCTCGATACCATCAAGAATCGTAGCTTTGAAAAGAGTCTTGCCGCTCGAATCAAGTTACCCTATACCAAGTGGTGGTACGAACAAGATACAGACAAGTTCTTGAAGCCGGAAGGCGCAAGGTAA
- a CDS encoding PLP-dependent aspartate aminotransferase family protein: protein MSNFNNIETKLIHGGIDGDKTTGAVNVPIYQTSTYKQAGLGENTGWEYSRTGNPTRAALEALIAELEGGVAGFAFASGMAATTTVLSLFKQGDRIIISSNVYGGTFRVLDKVFKNLGISYSIEDTTDLKSLESKITPDVKAFFVESPANPLLTVTDLAGVAAIAKKHNILTIVDNTFMTPYLQRPIELGADIVVHSATKYLGGHSDLVAGLAVVNSKELAERLAFTQNATGAVLGPFDSFLLIRGIKTLGVRLDRHTENAETIAKYLEKHEAVKHVYYPGLPTAQGYEINKKQAKNGGAMISFELRENYDIKKFFKALKLVSLAESLGGVESLVCHPATMTHASIPKEIREKVGITDGLIRLSVGIEKVDDIISDVNQAINAAQAI from the coding sequence ATGTCAAACTTCAACAATATCGAAACAAAACTCATTCACGGCGGCATTGATGGCGACAAAACTACAGGAGCTGTAAACGTCCCTATCTACCAGACTTCCACCTACAAGCAGGCAGGCCTTGGTGAAAACACGGGTTGGGAATATTCCCGCACAGGGAACCCGACGCGCGCGGCATTGGAAGCGCTGATTGCAGAACTTGAAGGAGGAGTCGCAGGCTTTGCATTTGCAAGCGGCATGGCTGCAACAACAACCGTCCTTTCGCTTTTTAAGCAAGGAGACCGCATCATCATTTCGAGCAATGTCTATGGCGGCACTTTCCGCGTTTTGGACAAAGTTTTCAAGAATCTCGGCATCAGTTATTCCATCGAAGACACGACCGATTTAAAATCGCTTGAATCCAAAATAACACCCGATGTGAAAGCGTTCTTTGTCGAAAGCCCTGCAAACCCGCTCTTGACGGTGACGGACTTGGCAGGCGTTGCCGCAATTGCCAAGAAGCACAACATTTTGACCATTGTCGATAACACATTTATGACGCCTTATTTGCAGCGTCCGATTGAATTGGGCGCCGACATCGTCGTACATTCTGCGACAAAGTATTTAGGCGGTCACAGCGACTTGGTGGCAGGGCTTGCTGTTGTCAATTCCAAGGAACTCGCTGAAAGGCTGGCATTTACGCAGAACGCAACCGGTGCTGTACTCGGACCTTTTGATTCATTCCTCTTAATTCGCGGCATCAAGACGCTTGGCGTCCGCTTGGATCGCCATACTGAGAATGCCGAAACCATCGCAAAGTATCTCGAAAAGCACGAAGCCGTAAAGCACGTTTATTATCCGGGACTCCCGACAGCACAAGGCTACGAAATCAACAAGAAACAGGCCAAGAACGGTGGCGCTATGATTTCGTTCGAACTTCGTGAAAATTACGATATCAAAAAATTCTTCAAAGCTCTAAAACTCGTTTCTCTTGCTGAAAGCTTGGGCGGCGTCGAAAGCCTCGTATGCCATCCAGCCACAATGACGCATGCATCTATCCCAAAGGAAATTCGCGAAAAAGTCGGCATCACTGACGGGCTCATTCGCTTATCCGTGGGCATTGAAAAAGTTGATGACATTATATCGGATGTAAACCAAGCCATCAACGCGGCACAAGCAATCTAA
- a CDS encoding PLP-dependent cysteine synthase family protein, translated as MHYYESMKSLIGKTPLVKLSHVGVPEGVNLFVKLELWNPSGSVKDRAGLYMVEDAFAKGTLKPGGTIIEATAGNTGLGIAFAALNRGVRVIFVVPTKFSQEKQTLLRALGAELINTPREEGMLGAEKKAEELLKQIPDSISLRQFHNMANPRAHYETTGPEIYDDLDGNVDYVVAGAGSGGTFSGILKALKERNPKIQGVLADPVGSTMGGGEHGDYNIEGIGNDFIADTMDMSLVDRVIKINDDDAFGGSRELAQKEGIFAGSSSGGAFAAAKKLIASGARGNIVFVAPDRGDRYFSKGLYK; from the coding sequence ATGCATTACTACGAATCCATGAAATCCCTGATTGGAAAAACACCGCTCGTAAAGCTTTCGCATGTTGGAGTCCCTGAAGGCGTAAACTTATTTGTAAAACTTGAATTGTGGAACCCTTCGGGCAGCGTAAAAGACCGCGCCGGCCTTTATATGGTCGAAGACGCGTTCGCCAAAGGGACGCTCAAACCTGGCGGAACGATTATCGAAGCAACCGCAGGCAATACCGGACTTGGAATTGCATTTGCAGCATTGAACCGCGGTGTGCGAGTGATTTTTGTGGTGCCAACAAAATTTTCGCAAGAAAAGCAGACGCTTTTGCGTGCGCTTGGCGCAGAACTCATCAACACCCCGCGTGAAGAAGGCATGCTCGGCGCCGAAAAGAAAGCAGAAGAACTGCTGAAGCAAATTCCGGATTCCATTTCACTCCGGCAATTCCACAACATGGCAAATCCGCGGGCCCATTATGAAACGACAGGACCTGAAATTTACGATGATCTCGATGGCAACGTCGATTATGTTGTTGCAGGCGCAGGAAGCGGCGGTACATTTAGCGGCATTCTCAAGGCACTCAAGGAACGCAACCCCAAAATCCAAGGTGTGCTCGCTGACCCTGTAGGCTCTACAATGGGCGGTGGCGAACATGGCGACTACAATATCGAAGGAATCGGAAACGATTTTATTGCAGACACTATGGACATGTCGCTTGTGGACCGCGTCATCAAAATTAACGATGACGACGCTTTCGGTGGTTCCCGTGAACTCGCGCAAAAAGAGGGAATTTTTGCGGGATCTTCTTCGGGCGGCGCTTTCGCAGCAGCCAAGAAACTGATTGCATCGGGCGCTCGCGGGAACATTGTCTTTGTAGCCCCAGACCGTGGCGATCGTTACTTCAGCAAAGGTTTATACAAATAA
- a CDS encoding class I SAM-dependent methyltransferase — protein MISKTALLCALARAVHTHDKNEKIFEDEFAQDFVGLKEYRHARNLARQFLPAKKSKPKDYPAKDFIDQYLLPIILPRNRFAEDIVDAKQKTGDVQYVLLGAGLDSFALRNKSQNVDVFELDLYETQVFKIERTRELFTKRRPKVHFVEIDFNKDSIISRLANAGFNPKKRSVFSILGVSYYIPIEIFFKTIAEISKIAAPNSAIVFDYYEKERDSADSTTKISRLKQITASCGECMVDGYDPVQVDNLARKSGIQYCHDLSPKDINDAFFSTSTGLSAFEGVHLMYCGL, from the coding sequence ATGATTAGCAAAACTGCGCTTTTATGCGCTCTTGCTCGTGCCGTACATACCCATGATAAAAATGAAAAAATTTTTGAAGACGAATTTGCACAGGATTTTGTGGGTTTGAAGGAATATCGCCACGCACGCAATCTTGCAAGGCAGTTCCTTCCTGCAAAAAAGTCGAAGCCCAAAGATTACCCAGCTAAGGATTTTATTGACCAATACCTTCTCCCAATCATTCTTCCACGAAATCGATTTGCAGAAGACATTGTCGATGCCAAGCAAAAAACAGGAGACGTGCAATACGTTCTCTTGGGTGCGGGCCTAGATTCCTTTGCGCTTAGGAACAAAAGTCAAAACGTCGATGTCTTTGAACTGGATCTGTACGAAACACAAGTTTTCAAAATCGAGCGGACGCGAGAACTTTTCACAAAGAGGCGTCCCAAAGTTCACTTTGTAGAAATCGATTTCAACAAGGATAGCATCATTAGCAGATTGGCAAACGCCGGTTTTAATCCGAAAAAACGCTCCGTCTTTTCGATTCTCGGCGTGTCCTACTACATTCCTATTGAAATCTTTTTCAAGACGATTGCGGAAATTTCTAAGATAGCAGCACCCAATAGTGCAATAGTATTCGATTACTACGAAAAAGAGCGGGACAGTGCGGACAGCACAACCAAAATCAGCCGCTTAAAACAAATAACAGCATCGTGCGGCGAGTGTATGGTTGACGGATACGATCCCGTTCAAGTTGACAATTTGGCCAGGAAATCGGGTATCCAATATTGTCACGACCTTTCTCCCAAAGATATCAACGATGCCTTTTTCAGCACATCAACTGGATTGTCCGCATTCGAGGGCGTTCATCTGATGTATTGCGGTTTGTAA
- a CDS encoding DsrE/DsrF/DrsH-like family protein → MSEVKILAARDFYKIDLQNSTLLDVREPSEVIVRPINGAVQVPFFELSKKVDSIPKDKPVYVFCSTGDRSEQVAEILADRDYEVYNLEGGLEAFSKVHFVDAKGAKCPGPIVQVDEAIKSVSPGEEVQIEATEKAFYSDIQVWCQRTGNELKSLTERDNIIYATVVKRNAPVAEKREFEHGKTFVVFSGDLDKAIASFIMANGAAAMGRPVTMFFTFWGVSLLRRPEKVRVKKSLIGKMFSFMLPRGSKKLGLSRMNFGGIGAKMIRAVMKQNGVSSLEELIESAKQKGVKFVACQMSMELMGITAEELIDGVELGGVATMLGSTEKSDLTYFI, encoded by the coding sequence ATGTCTGAAGTCAAAATACTTGCTGCTAGAGATTTTTACAAGATTGATTTACAAAATTCAACTTTGCTTGATGTTCGCGAACCAAGCGAAGTTATTGTTCGACCTATAAATGGCGCAGTTCAAGTTCCATTCTTTGAACTTTCAAAAAAAGTAGATTCCATTCCCAAAGACAAACCCGTTTATGTGTTCTGTTCGACAGGTGACCGCTCCGAACAAGTTGCAGAAATTCTTGCCGACAGAGATTACGAAGTCTACAATCTCGAAGGCGGGCTAGAAGCCTTTTCTAAAGTTCACTTCGTTGATGCCAAAGGGGCAAAATGCCCCGGCCCCATCGTTCAAGTAGACGAGGCCATCAAAAGCGTTTCGCCTGGCGAAGAAGTGCAAATAGAAGCAACCGAAAAGGCTTTTTATTCGGACATACAAGTTTGGTGCCAACGCACCGGCAACGAGCTAAAATCGCTCACAGAAAGAGACAATATAATTTATGCGACCGTCGTAAAGCGCAACGCCCCCGTCGCCGAAAAGCGAGAATTTGAACACGGCAAAACATTTGTCGTATTCAGCGGGGATTTAGACAAAGCAATCGCTTCGTTCATTATGGCAAATGGCGCAGCCGCGATGGGCCGCCCAGTTACAATGTTCTTTACCTTTTGGGGTGTAAGCCTTTTACGCAGACCAGAAAAAGTACGCGTCAAAAAATCGCTTATCGGAAAAATGTTCAGCTTTATGCTGCCGCGAGGTTCCAAAAAGCTCGGACTTTCACGCATGAACTTTGGCGGTATCGGTGCAAAAATGATTCGCGCCGTGATGAAACAAAACGGAGTTTCTTCGCTCGAAGAACTGATTGAAAGCGCAAAGCAAAAAGGCGTAAAGTTCGTTGCATGCCAAATGTCGATGGAACTCATGGGAATTACCGCCGAAGAATTGATTGACGGCGTGGAACTTGGTGGCGTCGCGACCATGCTCGGCTCTACTGAAAAATCCGACCTAACATACTTTATATAA
- a CDS encoding ABC transporter permease, whose product MRIFVKYLSKFSGFLFLLFLIGIWTFISSGPEWSSQYLFPSPKAVLTALFNSREELLRSAWSSLLKLVPAYFAAAVVGISLGIVSGSVPWVGTMLKPISRFAAPIPPNVYIPYAIAILPTFYLSSTFIIFIAAFWPIYLNTAAGAADIPEKYRRNAAIIGIGKFEYLWRIAFVASLPSIFSGLSVGMGLSFIMLTVAELFGENTGLGHFVQFYADYSDYPNMVAGILWTGIVVLAIMEFFEFVKRKVLFWTKAN is encoded by the coding sequence ATGAGAATTTTTGTGAAATATCTATCTAAATTTTCAGGATTTTTATTCCTTCTGTTCTTGATTGGAATCTGGACGTTCATCAGTAGTGGCCCGGAATGGAGCAGCCAATACTTGTTCCCATCGCCAAAAGCGGTTTTGACGGCGCTTTTCAATTCTCGCGAGGAGCTTTTGCGCAGTGCGTGGTCGTCGCTTTTGAAACTTGTCCCTGCTTATTTCGCGGCTGCCGTCGTCGGAATCTCTCTCGGAATTGTTTCGGGGTCTGTCCCTTGGGTGGGTACTATGCTAAAGCCCATTTCACGATTCGCGGCTCCGATTCCGCCTAACGTTTACATCCCTTACGCCATTGCGATTTTGCCGACATTTTACTTGTCCTCTACTTTCATTATTTTCATTGCGGCCTTTTGGCCTATCTACTTGAATACCGCCGCGGGTGCTGCGGACATTCCTGAAAAGTACAGGCGAAATGCCGCCATTATTGGAATTGGCAAGTTTGAATACTTGTGGCGAATTGCGTTTGTCGCAAGCCTTCCGTCCATATTTTCCGGGCTTTCCGTAGGCATGGGACTTTCGTTCATCATGCTCACCGTTGCTGAACTCTTCGGCGAAAATACAGGCCTTGGACACTTTGTGCAATTCTACGCTGACTATTCCGATTACCCCAACATGGTTGCCGGAATTTTGTGGACTGGCATTGTGGTCCTTGCGATCATGGAATTTTTTGAATTTGTAAAACGCAAGGTGCTATTCTGGACGAAGGCGAATTAA
- a CDS encoding ABC transporter ATP-binding protein encodes MTQIQSGFEATNLVFSYDGKPILKDINLKIKPGEFVCLLGESGSGKTTLLNLLAGLTKPSEGHVYWNGKEIEKPSAERSVVFQDYTLFPWLTLLQNVSLAIKKTKKVKGSFAKHLAEEYLNLVGLSGSLHKYPFELSGGMRQRGAIARALSVGADALLLDEPFGALDPVNRASLQDLVLELCRGSKDRAITTLFVTHDIREAVYLGSRIIVLGSTPGRIIADIPLDFPVKKSRSEWFRNEKVQKTIVEIEEAYHKDILEKLGHTVQEGASI; translated from the coding sequence ATGACTCAAATACAAAGTGGTTTCGAAGCGACTAATCTCGTTTTTTCCTATGATGGCAAACCCATCCTGAAAGACATCAACTTGAAAATCAAACCAGGCGAGTTTGTATGTCTATTAGGCGAAAGCGGAAGTGGCAAGACCACTTTGCTGAATCTTCTCGCCGGCCTTACAAAGCCAAGCGAAGGCCATGTTTATTGGAACGGGAAGGAAATTGAAAAGCCTTCCGCAGAAAGGAGCGTAGTTTTTCAGGACTACACTCTTTTTCCTTGGCTTACGCTTCTACAGAACGTTTCTCTTGCCATTAAAAAGACGAAAAAGGTCAAGGGGAGTTTTGCAAAACATTTGGCAGAAGAATACTTGAATTTGGTAGGGCTTTCGGGGAGCCTTCATAAATATCCCTTTGAACTTTCGGGCGGTATGCGTCAGCGCGGGGCCATTGCAAGAGCGTTGAGCGTTGGCGCAGATGCCCTTCTTTTGGACGAACCTTTTGGTGCGCTTGATCCTGTAAATCGTGCAAGCCTTCAAGATTTGGTTTTGGAGCTTTGCCGAGGCTCTAAAGACCGTGCAATTACGACTTTGTTTGTGACGCACGACATTCGCGAGGCCGTTTATCTCGGAAGTCGAATTATCGTTTTGGGATCGACGCCAGGCCGTATCATCGCAGATATTCCTTTGGATTTTCCAGTGAAAAAGAGCCGTAGCGAATGGTTCCGCAACGAAAAAGTCCAAAAGACAATCGTTGAAATTGAAGAAGCTTACCACAAGGACATCCTTGAAAAACTCGGGCATACCGTACAGGAGGGCGCAAGTATATGA
- a CDS encoding ABC transporter substrate-binding protein has product MTQNKLHTRIASAFLFVLACVTSTIAADKLSIGYLSSTGQGKFFIAKDAGIFKKNGLDVELVEFSNSGDGIAAVRAGKLDAGAFGSLAPLIHVSQGADIRVIGGLMGGDQAVITRKENAGSVKKLSDLKGKKIATIRLGTADAIVRGGLKKEGIDWRKDVTIVELKNPPAVIEAVKNGSVYAGVTWGPHDLRAEEAGLSVVLRSKDINPGHICCRLIASLRKLEGRDDIYKRLVKSLIEAEELVANDHKKSVEIIAKWIKLDTALVNKAFYSGYVTQDTDPNVKGVEFFWDFLKDAEFIKSDKKVSQYVLTNYYRDALAELRKQKPKSEFYAQAEKIFLSRN; this is encoded by the coding sequence ATGACTCAGAATAAATTACACACTCGAATTGCATCGGCGTTCCTGTTCGTTCTCGCCTGCGTGACTTCCACAATCGCAGCTGACAAGCTTTCCATCGGCTACCTTTCTTCTACGGGCCAGGGGAAATTCTTCATCGCAAAAGATGCGGGCATTTTCAAGAAGAACGGCCTTGACGTAGAATTGGTGGAATTCTCGAATTCTGGCGATGGCATTGCTGCCGTTCGTGCCGGAAAGCTCGATGCAGGTGCTTTTGGCTCACTCGCTCCGCTTATCCATGTTTCGCAGGGTGCTGATATTCGCGTTATTGGCGGCCTCATGGGTGGCGACCAGGCTGTGATTACCCGCAAGGAAAATGCAGGCTCCGTCAAAAAACTGAGCGATCTCAAGGGAAAGAAAATCGCTACAATCCGTTTGGGAACAGCGGATGCCATTGTTCGCGGAGGCCTCAAAAAAGAAGGTATTGACTGGCGTAAGGATGTTACTATTGTAGAACTCAAGAATCCGCCTGCAGTTATCGAAGCGGTAAAGAACGGCAGTGTGTATGCCGGCGTTACATGGGGACCGCACGACCTCCGTGCCGAAGAAGCGGGTCTCTCCGTGGTGCTTCGCAGCAAGGACATCAATCCCGGTCATATTTGCTGCCGCCTCATTGCATCGCTCCGCAAACTTGAAGGCCGTGACGACATTTACAAGCGCTTGGTCAAGTCGCTGATTGAAGCCGAAGAACTTGTCGCAAACGATCACAAGAAGAGCGTTGAAATTATCGCAAAGTGGATTAAGCTTGATACGGCTCTCGTCAACAAGGCTTTCTACAGCGGTTACGTGACGCAGGATACCGACCCGAACGTGAAAGGCGTTGAATTCTTTTGGGATTTCTTGAAGGATGCCGAATTCATCAAGTCCGACAAGAAGGTCTCTCAATACGTTCTCACGAACTACTATCGTGACGCTCTTGCAGAACTTCGCAAGCAAAAGCCCAAATCTGAATTCTACGCGCAGGCCGAAAAGATTTTCCTATCTAGAAATTAA